The following proteins are encoded in a genomic region of Candidatus Bathyarchaeota archaeon:
- a CDS encoding biotin/lipoyl-binding protein → METCWQSKEAEENTLTAHEVLVNKKLHRVKVLERNGNTFLVEVNEKPVTVKIKNPNQGKTAIIEINGRSFRAKTKRIQRNILQVKIGGKIFEVHRHPKIPKAPAVKLEPVATITRRPALKLVIEKDAVTAPIAGRIVLLKANVGQRVEKGECICILEAMKMENEIAAPKMGVVKEFRVSQGAIVNKGDVLAVIT, encoded by the coding sequence ATGGAAACTTGCTGGCAGAGTAAAGAGGCTGAGGAGAACACTTTGACAGCCCACGAGGTTTTAGTGAATAAGAAGTTGCATCGGGTTAAGGTTTTGGAGAGGAACGGAAACACTTTTCTAGTTGAGGTGAACGAGAAACCAGTCACGGTTAAAATAAAAAATCCAAATCAAGGTAAAACAGCCATAATAGAAATCAACGGCAGATCCTTCCGAGCAAAGACAAAGAGAATTCAAAGAAACATACTTCAAGTCAAAATCGGCGGAAAAATCTTTGAGGTTCACCGTCACCCTAAAATTCCAAAAGCGCCTGCCGTAAAGTTGGAACCTGTTGCCACCATTACGAGAAGACCAGCCCTAAAGTTGGTAATTGAAAAGGATGCGGTGACTGCTCCTATTGCAGGCAGAATCGTGCTGTTGAAGGCTAATGTTGGACAAAGAGTTGAGAAGGGGGAGTGTATCTGCATCTTGGAAGCCATGAAAATGGAGAACGAAATCGCCGCGCCAAAAATGGGAGTCGTAAAGGAATTCAGGGTTTCTCAAGGAGCTATCGTGAATAAAGGGGATGTTTTAGCAGTCATCACCTAG